A region of Halomonas sp. I5-271120 DNA encodes the following proteins:
- the rdgC gene encoding recombination-associated protein RdgC produces the protein MKNATTYCLFSDIPDTPALAEMLEESPSRRCQFGEEKHIGFRPPVAGEDYALEANRLCMFSVELTKVVLPAKVVKRETDLKIAEAEEKHDRKLADAEKREIKETVRAHLLSQSHQVSEQVDVWCDRERSLLVIDASSEKKIEDILNTLRATLGTLRVVPLATQESAAEALTRWLGQGRPDPAHWQFSGSCKMVGREDSSTVTFDKAQLAFETEAPDAGEDIGKMGPTPEVEACLDQGRICTEARFGVEEVGEFVLTNGLVLKSIKPWAETPKADTDDLQEAKRLNYEAQCVVTYGLIAHVIDELRTYLGEASLDEEDLVGIDDNASQESLATEDEMDQREPAPAANDEIEDTNEARAGEDEEAPAEEGDALA, from the coding sequence ATGAAGAACGCGACGACCTACTGTTTATTCAGCGATATTCCCGATACCCCAGCCCTTGCCGAGATGTTGGAAGAGTCCCCTTCACGGCGCTGCCAGTTCGGCGAAGAGAAGCACATTGGATTTCGCCCGCCTGTTGCCGGCGAAGACTATGCCTTGGAAGCGAATCGCTTGTGCATGTTCAGTGTTGAGCTGACCAAGGTTGTGTTGCCGGCCAAGGTGGTGAAGCGAGAAACGGACCTGAAGATCGCAGAGGCCGAAGAGAAGCACGACCGAAAACTCGCCGATGCAGAGAAGCGTGAAATCAAGGAGACGGTTCGCGCTCATCTTCTGTCGCAGTCACACCAGGTATCGGAGCAGGTGGATGTGTGGTGCGATCGTGAACGCAGCCTGCTGGTCATTGATGCCAGTTCCGAAAAGAAGATCGAAGACATCCTGAATACCCTAAGGGCGACGCTGGGGACACTTCGCGTCGTGCCGTTGGCCACACAGGAGTCAGCGGCCGAGGCCCTGACACGCTGGCTGGGGCAGGGGAGGCCGGACCCGGCGCACTGGCAGTTCTCCGGCTCATGCAAGATGGTTGGGCGGGAAGACTCCTCCACGGTGACCTTCGACAAGGCGCAGCTAGCCTTTGAAACCGAAGCACCCGATGCGGGAGAGGATATCGGCAAGATGGGGCCTACTCCCGAAGTCGAGGCATGCCTGGATCAGGGGCGGATCTGCACCGAAGCGCGTTTCGGCGTGGAGGAGGTGGGTGAGTTCGTGCTGACCAATGGGCTGGTGCTGAAATCCATCAAGCCTTGGGCGGAGACTCCCAAGGCGGATACAGATGATCTTCAGGAGGCCAAGCGGCTCAATTACGAGGCCCAATGTGTTGTGACCTACGGCCTGATTGCGCATGTAATCGATGAGCTGCGGACCTATCTCGGCGAAGCAAGCCTTGATGAGGAGGATCTTGTAGGCATCGATGACAACGCCTCGCAGGAGAGCCTGGCGACAGAGGACGAGATGGATCAACGTGAGCCGGCGCCAGCAGCAAACGACGAGATCGAGGATACGAATGAGGCGCGAGCTGGTGAGGATGAAGAGGCCCCAGCGGAAGAGGGTGACGCGCTAGCGTAA